The proteins below are encoded in one region of bacterium:
- the fabG gene encoding 3-oxoacyl-[acyl-carrier-protein] reductase, with product MTQELQGKVVWITGASRGIGKSIAVELANRGASLGLTDILEPELVATAEEIRTATGARVIHAKLDVTDFAGAEQFAQRCVAELGALTAIVNNAGITRDGLMIRMSEDDWDRVISVNLKGTFVCTKAAVKLMMKARYGKVVNIASVVGVSGNAGQANYSASKAGVIALTKSVAKEFGARGIRANAVAPGFIATEMTHQLSPETQAAYLKSIPLNYLGNPDDVARVCAFLISPDSDYITGQVLVVDGGMHT from the coding sequence ATGACTCAGGAGTTGCAGGGCAAGGTGGTTTGGATTACGGGTGCATCCCGCGGTATCGGCAAGTCCATCGCTGTGGAACTCGCCAATCGCGGCGCCAGTCTTGGTTTGACCGATATTCTTGAACCCGAACTGGTGGCCACCGCCGAAGAAATTCGTACAGCAACCGGCGCTCGCGTCATTCACGCGAAACTGGATGTCACCGACTTTGCCGGCGCGGAACAGTTTGCACAGCGCTGCGTCGCTGAACTCGGCGCGCTGACCGCCATCGTAAACAATGCGGGTATTACCCGTGACGGACTGATGATCCGCATGAGTGAGGACGACTGGGATCGCGTCATCAGCGTGAATCTCAAAGGTACGTTTGTCTGCACCAAGGCGGCCGTCAAACTGATGATGAAGGCCCGCTACGGCAAGGTTGTCAATATCGCTTCGGTCGTCGGCGTCAGTGGGAATGCCGGACAGGCCAACTATTCCGCCTCCAAGGCCGGAGTAATCGCCTTGACCAAGTCGGTAGCTAAGGAATTTGGCGCGCGCGGTATCCGCGCCAATGCGGTGGCCCCCGGTTTCATCGCCACCGAGATGACTCATCAGCTTTCACCGGAAACCCAGGCGGCCTATCTGAAGTCCATCCCATTGAACTATCTGGGAAACCCCGACGATGTGGCGCGTGTCTGCGCGTTTCTCATTTCCCCGGACTCGGACTACATCACGGGCCAGGTTCTGGTGGTTGACGGTGGTATGCACACCTGA
- the acpP gene encoding acyl carrier protein, producing the protein MDNTELESKVRKIIADRLQVDEASVTPTASYVEDLGADSLDLVELVMAFEEEFKLEIPDQDAETMKTVGASMDYLKLKMDGK; encoded by the coding sequence ATGGACAACACTGAACTCGAATCCAAAGTTCGCAAGATCATCGCCGACCGCCTCCAGGTTGATGAGGCCAGCGTGACCCCCACCGCGAGCTATGTGGAAGATCTCGGCGCGGATTCCCTCGATCTGGTCGAACTCGTGATGGCGTTTGAAGAGGAATTCAAGCTGGAGATCCCCGATCAGGACGCGGAGACCATGAAGACCGTGGGAGCCTCGATGGACTATTTGAAACTTAAGATGGACGGCAAGTAA
- the plsX gene encoding phosphate acyltransferase PlsX → MKIALDAMGGDHAPGSPVDGALLALEELDADLEVILVGPEQLLRQELAQRGRDTESRIHIADAPEVISMSDKASRAVREKRNSSLMRAVALHQSGDADAIVSAGHTGAQMAASYMMLGLIEGVRRPTIGSLFPIGGGRFTVLVDVGANTDCKPANLLQFAIMGSVFVEILTGNASPRVGLLSIGEEKTKGNELVMASHYLLEQSGLNFIGNVEGGDVMNGKADVLVCDGFVGNIILKFAESVGSMVLNRLGAKATSSSQIADNLKQMQKDFDYAEIGGVPLLGINGISVICHGRSSAKAIKNAIREAVTLRKADLPGALNRGVAKYDVGVFTRGMARLKSFHDRRDELEMNKGDDD, encoded by the coding sequence ATGAAAATTGCGTTGGATGCTATGGGTGGCGATCACGCCCCCGGCAGTCCTGTGGACGGCGCATTGCTCGCGCTCGAAGAATTGGATGCTGACCTTGAAGTCATCCTTGTCGGTCCCGAGCAGCTTCTCCGCCAGGAACTCGCACAGCGCGGACGGGATACGGAGTCGCGCATCCATATCGCGGATGCGCCCGAAGTTATCTCTATGTCCGATAAGGCCAGCCGTGCTGTGCGCGAAAAACGCAATAGCTCGCTGATGCGTGCCGTCGCCCTGCACCAATCGGGCGACGCCGATGCCATTGTGTCCGCCGGTCACACCGGAGCCCAGATGGCCGCCAGCTACATGATGCTGGGGCTCATTGAAGGTGTCCGTCGGCCTACCATCGGCAGCCTGTTTCCCATCGGCGGCGGACGGTTCACGGTGCTCGTCGATGTCGGCGCCAACACGGACTGCAAACCGGCCAATCTTCTCCAGTTCGCCATCATGGGTTCGGTCTTCGTGGAGATTCTCACCGGGAACGCCAGCCCCAGGGTCGGACTGCTCTCTATTGGAGAAGAGAAGACCAAGGGCAATGAACTCGTGATGGCCTCGCATTATCTGCTCGAGCAGAGCGGCCTGAATTTCATCGGCAATGTCGAAGGCGGCGACGTGATGAACGGCAAGGCCGACGTGCTCGTCTGTGACGGCTTCGTCGGCAATATCATTCTCAAGTTCGCCGAATCCGTGGGCAGCATGGTCCTGAATCGCCTCGGCGCCAAAGCGACGTCCAGCTCACAGATTGCCGACAATCTGAAACAAATGCAGAAGGACTTCGACTATGCCGAGATCGGCGGCGTGCCGTTGCTCGGAATCAACGGGATCTCCGTGATCTGCCATGGCCGCTCCTCTGCCAAAGCCATCAAGAATGCTATCCGGGAAGCTGTCACGCTCCGCAAAGCCGACCTTCCCGGGGCCCTCAATCGCGGCGTCGCCAAATACGACGTGGGCGTCTTTACCCGAGGCATGGCCCGGCTCAAAAGCTTCCATGACCGGCGCGATGAGTTGGAAATGAATAAAGGTGACGATGACTGA
- a CDS encoding N-acetyltransferase, whose product MPAIFNWTREPLIEPKISPVTNSTDLKAFLRFQWKVQATDPAWVPPLLIDLKSRFNPKYPFYEHGEVESYIARDPQTGEILGRVCAVVNGLHNKFHEDKVGFFGFFDCVNDPDVARALLDHAGAFLKSRGLDTIRGPMNFSVNDEIGMLIEGFDTPPVIMMTHNPPYYNTLMEQCGMVKAKDVVAYQMFQGQLSERVIRVAEALEKRLPLHIRPFNKHDFWGEVDRILSIYNAAWEKNWGFVPMTDKELKLMAQTLKLVYDPNLVYFAETAEGKPVGFSLALPDVHVLFKQIKNGRLFPTGIFKLLFGLKKIHRARVLLMGVHPDYRFRGIDTVFYYRTYKAGTEAGYNWAEFSWVLEDNEPMNAAALSMGSTPYKKWRIWERPL is encoded by the coding sequence TTGCCCGCTATTTTCAACTGGACTCGGGAGCCTCTCATCGAACCGAAAATCTCTCCGGTAACGAACTCAACGGATCTGAAGGCGTTTCTGCGCTTCCAGTGGAAGGTGCAGGCCACTGACCCCGCGTGGGTTCCCCCTCTTCTCATAGATCTGAAATCGCGTTTCAACCCCAAGTATCCGTTTTATGAACACGGCGAGGTGGAATCTTACATAGCTCGCGATCCGCAAACCGGCGAGATCCTGGGCCGTGTCTGTGCAGTCGTCAACGGCTTGCACAACAAGTTCCACGAGGACAAGGTCGGGTTCTTCGGTTTCTTCGATTGCGTTAATGATCCCGATGTTGCCCGCGCGCTCCTTGACCACGCGGGCGCTTTTCTCAAGTCCCGCGGCCTCGATACCATTCGCGGCCCGATGAACTTTTCCGTCAACGACGAGATCGGAATGCTCATCGAAGGCTTCGACACGCCGCCCGTCATTATGATGACGCACAACCCGCCGTATTACAACACGCTCATGGAACAGTGCGGGATGGTTAAGGCCAAGGATGTCGTCGCCTACCAGATGTTTCAGGGGCAGCTTTCCGAGCGCGTCATTCGCGTCGCCGAGGCGCTCGAAAAACGCCTGCCCTTGCATATCCGGCCTTTCAACAAACACGATTTCTGGGGCGAGGTCGACCGCATTCTCTCCATCTACAATGCCGCGTGGGAGAAGAACTGGGGCTTCGTGCCGATGACCGACAAAGAGCTGAAACTCATGGCTCAGACTCTGAAACTGGTCTACGATCCCAATCTCGTCTACTTCGCCGAAACGGCGGAAGGCAAGCCCGTCGGCTTCAGTCTCGCCCTGCCCGATGTTCACGTGCTCTTCAAGCAGATCAAGAATGGCCGCCTGTTTCCCACGGGCATCTTCAAACTGCTCTTCGGTCTCAAGAAAATTCACCGCGCCCGCGTCCTGCTCATGGGCGTGCATCCCGACTACCGCTTCCGCGGCATCGACACCGTCTTCTATTACCGCACCTACAAAGCGGGAACGGAAGCCGGTTACAACTGGGCCGAGTTTTCCTGGGTCCTCGAAGACAATGAGCCCATGAACGCCGCCGCCTTGTCAATGGGCTCCACCCCCTACAAAAAATGGCGCATCTGGGAGCGCCCCCTGTAG
- a CDS encoding beta-ketoacyl-ACP synthase III, with protein MTDWNKRGKPFARIAGTGKAVPETVITNADLEQIVDTTDEWITTRSGIKERHIAKRGERTSEYCIKAARIALDDAGVTAEELDFIIIGTISPDMRFPATAIFVQEALHAKNATCWDISATCSGFLYCLYQAEALIALGRAKKGLVIGAELLSLITDWTDRGTCVLFGDGAGAVVLTEATDERGILSTYIGSGGDASNLLYCIGHGSAGSNSSCKEVPGQQLLYMNGNEVFRHAVRIMEKCAVTALERAGVHKGEIDWLVPHQANARIIKATAERVGLPMERVIVTIQKYGNNSSASIPFALDDGRREGLIKDGHTALCVAFGGGFTWGGSVIRF; from the coding sequence ATGACTGATTGGAATAAGCGAGGCAAGCCGTTTGCGCGGATCGCCGGCACCGGCAAAGCGGTTCCGGAAACCGTGATCACCAATGCGGACCTCGAACAGATCGTGGATACGACCGACGAGTGGATTACCACCCGCAGCGGTATCAAGGAACGCCACATTGCCAAACGCGGCGAACGTACCTCTGAATATTGTATCAAGGCTGCCCGGATCGCCCTCGATGATGCCGGCGTGACCGCCGAAGAGCTGGACTTTATCATTATCGGAACGATCTCCCCGGATATGCGCTTTCCGGCAACCGCGATCTTTGTCCAGGAAGCGCTGCACGCCAAAAACGCGACGTGCTGGGATATCAGCGCCACCTGCTCGGGCTTTCTCTATTGCCTGTATCAGGCCGAAGCCTTAATCGCTCTCGGGCGCGCCAAGAAAGGTCTCGTGATCGGCGCGGAATTGCTCAGCCTGATTACCGACTGGACCGACCGCGGCACGTGCGTGCTCTTCGGTGATGGTGCCGGTGCCGTCGTGCTGACTGAAGCCACCGATGAGCGCGGGATTCTGTCCACCTACATCGGGTCGGGCGGTGATGCATCGAATCTGCTTTACTGCATCGGCCACGGCAGCGCGGGCTCCAACAGTTCCTGCAAGGAAGTCCCCGGCCAGCAACTGCTCTACATGAATGGCAACGAAGTTTTCCGCCATGCCGTTCGCATTATGGAAAAGTGCGCCGTGACCGCTCTCGAGCGCGCCGGTGTACACAAAGGCGAAATCGACTGGCTGGTTCCCCATCAGGCCAATGCGCGCATCATCAAGGCCACCGCTGAGCGCGTCGGTCTGCCTATGGAACGCGTCATCGTCACCATTCAGAAATACGGCAACAATTCCTCCGCGTCCATTCCGTTTGCCCTCGACGATGGCCGCCGGGAAGGTCTGATCAAAGACGGCCACACCGCCCTCTGCGTCGCCTTCGGTGGCGGCTTCACCTGGGGCGGTTCCGTCATCCGCTTCTAA
- a CDS encoding DUF177 domain-containing protein: MKIHLSTYPQGVHKIAETVTAQDLNLDPEVFTAPIHTLLMLDRHDPYLQFDFGVDTEVQLECDRCLTTFAHPLSVHSPMLYVMGRVAAADEPDDSDISYIPNNIVDLDITGDLRDIIILAMPDKHLCREDCKGLCPQCGADLNVETCPHC, encoded by the coding sequence GTGAAAATACATCTCTCCACATATCCGCAAGGCGTTCACAAGATCGCCGAGACGGTAACGGCGCAGGACTTGAACCTCGATCCCGAGGTCTTCACAGCCCCAATTCATACGCTGCTCATGCTGGATCGGCACGATCCGTATCTGCAGTTTGACTTTGGCGTGGATACCGAGGTTCAGTTGGAATGCGACCGCTGCCTGACTACGTTTGCTCATCCCTTGTCCGTACATTCTCCCATGCTCTATGTCATGGGAAGGGTCGCCGCGGCCGATGAACCCGATGATTCGGATATCTCCTACATCCCGAACAACATCGTGGATCTCGACATCACCGGCGACCTGCGGGACATCATCATCCTGGCCATGCCCGATAAGCATCTGTGCCGGGAAGATTGTAAAGGTCTCTGCCCCCAATGCGGCGCCGATCTCAACGTCGAGACCTGCCCGCACTGTTAA
- a CDS encoding YifB family Mg chelatase-like AAA ATPase → MFAEVLSAALIGVDAYQVKVESHLENPGSGEPFFTVVGLPDNAVKESRARVSAAIKNSGMIFPLRRITVNLAPADIRKEGSAFDLPMAIGILTASGQILPNGLDSTAVLGELALDGKVRLIRGALPICSSLQKAGIRRIVVPMENAREAAMVPDIEVYPMESLHDVVEFLNGALTPAPFTVDRAALFEEAREFVGDFSEVRGQASVKRAVEIAAAGGHNILMIGPPGSGKTMLARRLRSILPDFTLDEALETTRVHSVAGMLKAGQAIVANRPFRSPHHTVSDAGLIGGGMIPRPGEVSLAHNGVLFLDELPEFHKNVLEVLRQPLEDGVVTISRAAISLSYPANFMLVAAMNPCPCGYLTDPDKECKCTPEQVRRYVSKVSGPLLDRIDLHVEVPRVKWKELSSNQLAESSQCIRERVSECRKRQRGRFLSTRSDLYSNSQMSNREVERFAPLDAPSMDVLHQAIERMGLSARAYHRIRKIARTIADLEGTDDIRLPHVIEAVQYRSLDRIKELSA, encoded by the coding sequence ATGTTCGCCGAAGTACTTTCCGCGGCCCTGATCGGCGTCGATGCCTATCAGGTGAAAGTCGAGAGCCATCTCGAAAATCCCGGCTCCGGTGAGCCGTTCTTCACCGTGGTCGGTTTGCCGGATAATGCCGTCAAGGAATCCCGCGCCCGCGTCTCAGCGGCTATCAAGAATTCCGGCATGATCTTTCCCCTGCGGAGGATCACCGTCAATCTTGCTCCCGCCGACATCCGCAAGGAAGGCAGCGCCTTTGACCTGCCTATGGCCATCGGCATTCTTACGGCATCGGGCCAGATTCTTCCCAACGGTCTCGATTCCACGGCGGTGCTCGGCGAGCTTGCCCTCGATGGCAAAGTGCGCCTCATCCGTGGCGCGCTCCCCATTTGCAGCTCGTTGCAAAAGGCCGGCATTCGCCGCATCGTTGTCCCCATGGAAAACGCGCGCGAAGCGGCGATGGTGCCGGACATCGAAGTCTATCCCATGGAGTCGCTGCACGACGTCGTCGAGTTCCTGAACGGCGCACTCACTCCGGCGCCTTTCACCGTAGATCGCGCGGCACTCTTCGAAGAGGCTCGGGAATTCGTCGGTGATTTCAGCGAAGTCCGCGGTCAGGCGTCTGTCAAACGCGCGGTGGAAATCGCGGCGGCTGGCGGTCACAACATCCTGATGATCGGCCCTCCCGGTTCGGGCAAAACCATGCTCGCCCGCCGGTTGCGGTCAATCCTTCCCGACTTCACGCTCGATGAGGCTCTGGAAACCACCCGCGTTCATTCCGTCGCCGGAATGCTCAAGGCGGGGCAAGCTATTGTTGCCAATCGTCCGTTCCGCTCGCCGCACCATACGGTTTCCGATGCGGGTCTCATCGGCGGCGGCATGATTCCCCGGCCCGGCGAAGTCTCCCTCGCGCACAACGGTGTGCTCTTTCTCGATGAGCTGCCCGAGTTCCACAAAAATGTGCTCGAGGTATTGCGCCAGCCCCTCGAGGACGGTGTAGTCACCATTTCCCGCGCGGCCATCAGCCTCAGCTATCCGGCCAACTTCATGCTGGTCGCCGCCATGAATCCCTGTCCCTGCGGTTACCTCACCGATCCGGACAAGGAATGCAAATGCACCCCCGAGCAGGTCCGCCGTTATGTCTCGAAAGTCTCCGGCCCTCTGCTCGACCGTATTGATTTGCATGTGGAAGTTCCTCGCGTCAAGTGGAAGGAACTCTCCTCCAATCAACTCGCGGAAAGCTCACAGTGCATCCGAGAACGGGTGAGTGAATGCCGCAAACGCCAGCGTGGCCGTTTTCTGTCCACCCGCTCCGATCTCTACAGCAATTCGCAGATGAGCAACCGCGAGGTGGAACGTTTCGCTCCCCTCGACGCGCCGTCGATGGACGTCCTGCATCAGGCTATCGAGCGCATGGGTCTCTCAGCCCGCGCCTATCACCGTATTCGTAAAATCGCCCGCACCATCGCCGATCTCGAAGGAACAGACGACATTCGTCTTCCCCATGTGATCGAAGCGGTGCAATATCGCTCCCTGGACCGCATCAAAGAACTGTCGGCGTGA
- a CDS encoding AMP-binding protein has translation MLITAFDHSVTRCADRTAVIFNGQTHSFAALGAAVERLRGALAARGISKGDRVALLLPNCPHFVIAHLAVLGLGAVSVPIHAQSKAREITWQLEDSEASAIIAWSHLAFDAEKAVQQSESLRFRAYVGEDIPAGADSLVDMIAQGSPLPSDSSLTGDDLAVILYTSGISGHARGVELTHGNLTSHASELTSMLRIHETDRFLGLLPFTSAAGLCMAVHLPLSNGGLLDIQSRFHPGDALKSLHEKQITVLVASPSGYAFMAGFPSPEKYDLSQVRYAICCDAKLTDSVARDVEEKLKLRVMEAYGSTETCGVIALNLFPSLLPRGSVGQPIGDHEIQITDESGEPAPAESIGQISVRGPAVMRGYRNRPDRTRQALRDGWFYTGDRGSLDYQSNLFVCGHSSELIVKGGFTICCREVEEIVEGLPHVQEVAVVGIPDPVYGEEIKACVVLKEGASIGPSEVIEYVKERAAVYKCPKVVKLYKELPRTPGGKIIRSQLKDEKP, from the coding sequence ATGCTCATTACCGCGTTCGACCATTCTGTTACCCGCTGCGCCGATCGCACTGCTGTTATCTTTAATGGCCAGACTCACAGCTTCGCCGCACTCGGTGCCGCGGTAGAGCGTCTGCGTGGGGCGCTTGCGGCTCGCGGCATTTCCAAAGGCGACCGTGTCGCGCTGCTCCTGCCCAACTGTCCGCATTTCGTGATTGCCCATCTGGCGGTGCTGGGATTGGGTGCCGTCTCCGTGCCCATTCACGCCCAAAGCAAGGCGCGCGAAATCACGTGGCAACTCGAAGACTCCGAAGCCTCCGCGATTATCGCCTGGAGCCACCTCGCTTTCGATGCCGAAAAAGCAGTTCAGCAAAGCGAGTCTTTGCGCTTTCGCGCTTACGTCGGGGAAGACATTCCTGCCGGTGCGGACAGCCTGGTGGACATGATTGCTCAGGGCTCGCCGCTGCCGTCGGATTCGTCTCTCACCGGCGACGATCTCGCCGTCATATTGTACACGTCCGGAATCAGCGGCCATGCGCGTGGCGTTGAATTGACGCACGGCAATCTGACGTCTCATGCGTCGGAACTGACCTCCATGCTCCGGATCCATGAAACCGACCGCTTTCTCGGGCTGCTGCCGTTTACGTCTGCTGCCGGTCTGTGTATGGCTGTTCATCTGCCGCTTTCCAACGGTGGGCTGCTCGACATTCAGTCTCGTTTCCATCCCGGGGACGCGTTGAAGTCGCTGCACGAGAAACAGATCACGGTTCTTGTCGCCAGCCCGTCCGGCTACGCGTTTATGGCAGGTTTCCCGTCGCCGGAAAAATATGATTTGAGCCAGGTGCGTTACGCCATCTGCTGCGATGCCAAACTGACCGACAGCGTCGCGCGGGATGTGGAGGAGAAGCTCAAACTGCGCGTCATGGAGGCTTATGGGAGCACCGAGACGTGCGGTGTGATTGCGCTTAATCTTTTCCCATCTCTTTTGCCGCGCGGTTCCGTCGGTCAGCCCATCGGCGATCATGAAATTCAAATCACCGACGAATCCGGCGAGCCTGCTCCGGCGGAGTCTATCGGCCAGATCAGTGTTCGCGGTCCCGCTGTGATGCGGGGCTACCGCAATCGTCCTGACCGCACGAGGCAGGCGCTGCGCGATGGTTGGTTTTACACCGGCGACCGTGGCAGCCTCGATTACCAGTCCAATCTCTTTGTATGCGGTCATTCCAGCGAACTCATCGTTAAAGGCGGGTTCACGATCTGCTGCCGTGAAGTCGAGGAGATTGTCGAAGGATTGCCACATGTGCAGGAAGTTGCCGTAGTCGGTATCCCCGATCCGGTCTATGGTGAAGAGATCAAAGCCTGCGTCGTGCTCAAAGAGGGTGCCAGCATCGGACCCAGCGAAGTCATTGAGTATGTCAAAGAGCGCGCTGCCGTGTATAAATGCCCCAAAGTCGTGAAACTCTACAAGGAACTTCCACGCACTCCGGGAGGTAAGATCATCAGAAGCCAATTGAAGGACGAAAAACCTTAG
- a CDS encoding bifunctional nuclease domain-containing protein gives MIPVDVIGISVCPPYQGYVVILKEKDGERWLPIFIGAAEAQSISFLLQGLEYARPMTYDLFASILESGSVTIVSSTVNDLKDNTFYAVVELRTAKGELKQIDARPSDAIALALKMKAPIQVAEKVMEGAAVSNEPVNRSAVEQIAYLHQKLKECVETEAYEEAAKIRDHIRSLESKLGEPRNPGEKSEKGD, from the coding sequence GTGATACCTGTTGATGTTATCGGGATCTCCGTATGCCCGCCCTATCAGGGCTACGTGGTTATCCTCAAAGAAAAGGACGGGGAACGGTGGTTGCCGATCTTCATCGGTGCCGCCGAAGCCCAGAGCATTTCGTTCTTGCTGCAAGGGCTGGAATATGCCCGGCCAATGACGTATGACCTTTTCGCCAGTATTCTCGAATCCGGCAGCGTGACCATCGTCTCCTCGACGGTCAATGACCTTAAGGATAACACATTTTACGCGGTCGTCGAACTTCGTACCGCCAAAGGGGAACTCAAGCAGATTGATGCTCGTCCCTCGGATGCCATTGCCCTCGCTCTCAAGATGAAGGCCCCCATTCAGGTCGCCGAAAAAGTCATGGAAGGCGCCGCTGTCTCCAATGAGCCGGTCAACCGGTCGGCTGTGGAGCAAATCGCCTACCTGCACCAGAAGCTCAAAGAGTGCGTCGAAACGGAAGCGTATGAAGAAGCGGCAAAAATTCGCGACCACATACGGTCCCTTGAATCAAAACTCGGCGAACCACGTAACCCCGGGGAAAAAAGCGAAAAAGGCGATTGA
- the rpmF gene encoding 50S ribosomal protein L32, producing MPVPKRRTGKSRRDRRRANFKLAKPTVSTCSNCGAVVAPHHMCSSCGYYGGRFVTPVKAS from the coding sequence ATGCCTGTACCTAAACGACGAACCGGCAAATCCCGTCGCGATCGCAGACGGGCCAACTTCAAACTGGCCAAGCCCACGGTGAGCACCTGTTCCAATTGCGGCGCGGTCGTCGCCCCGCACCACATGTGCTCCAGTTGCGGCTATTACGGTGGCCGTTTTGTCACACCTGTTAAGGCTTCATAA
- the fabD gene encoding ACP S-malonyltransferase — MKTVFLFPGQGSQIVGMGKDLAAQFDSARARFAEAADILGFDLAATCFEGPEDALKQTRITQPALYVHSCILTELLAQRGVKPDAAAGHSLGEYSALYAAGAFSFADGLRLVKARAEAMQKAGTTNPGTMAAVVGLDEDAVRDICYELESEGVVVPANYNSPGQLVISGEVNAVRKAVDMAKSQGAKLAKELPVSGAFHSPLMRPAAEALAQALAAAPLSQPAAIVVSNVTAKPHTDVESLRRSLAQQLLSPVRWTESMNELATLGEVRWFEVGSGSVLSGLLKRIVKGAAATGIGTAGDLSKLDQTASVQ; from the coding sequence TTGAAAACCGTTTTCCTCTTCCCCGGACAGGGTTCGCAAATCGTCGGCATGGGCAAAGACCTCGCCGCGCAGTTCGATTCCGCGCGTGCGCGTTTCGCAGAAGCCGCCGACATCCTCGGGTTCGATCTGGCCGCGACCTGCTTTGAAGGCCCCGAAGATGCCCTCAAACAAACCCGCATCACTCAGCCCGCGCTTTACGTCCATTCCTGCATCCTTACTGAACTCCTCGCTCAGCGTGGTGTGAAGCCGGATGCCGCCGCCGGGCATAGCCTCGGCGAATATTCGGCTCTCTACGCCGCCGGCGCGTTCAGCTTTGCCGACGGTCTGCGTCTTGTGAAAGCCCGCGCCGAAGCCATGCAGAAGGCCGGAACCACCAATCCCGGCACCATGGCCGCCGTGGTCGGACTCGATGAAGATGCCGTGCGCGACATCTGCTATGAACTCGAATCGGAAGGCGTCGTCGTCCCCGCGAACTACAATTCGCCCGGTCAACTGGTCATCTCCGGTGAAGTCAACGCCGTGCGCAAAGCCGTCGACATGGCCAAGTCTCAAGGTGCAAAGCTGGCGAAGGAATTGCCCGTCTCCGGCGCGTTCCATTCTCCGCTGATGCGGCCCGCTGCCGAAGCCCTCGCGCAGGCGCTTGCCGCCGCGCCGCTCTCGCAGCCTGCCGCCATCGTGGTGTCGAATGTGACCGCCAAACCGCACACAGATGTCGAATCGCTGCGCCGGTCGCTCGCCCAGCAGTTGCTGTCTCCCGTCCGCTGGACGGAGAGTATGAATGAACTGGCAACCCTCGGCGAGGTGCGCTGGTTCGAAGTCGGCAGCGGCAGTGTGCTTTCGGGATTGCTGAAGCGCATCGTCAAGGGCGCGGCAGCTACCGGCATCGGCACCGCCGGAGATTTGTCCAAACTGGATCAAACCGCGAGCGTTCAATGA